The DNA window TTTAAATACGTCGAGAGCATAGGCGAACGCGAAACAGTGCAGGCCGCACACCACGCTGCGTACGCCGCTCGGGGGCTGCTCCTGTGACGGGGGACCCCGATCGGCCGAGCCCGACGGACCGAGCGGATCGAGGAGCCGGAGGCGGGGAGCCGGGCGACCGCCGGGCGATCGTCGCGAAGCGCGTCGACGCCGGCGACGCCGACCTGACCGAGATATCCCGGCTCGCGGAGGCCGCGGGCTACGAGGTCGTCGGCGGACTCACACAGACCCGCACCGAGGACGCCGCGTTCATGTTCGGGGAGGGGAAGGTCGCGGAGCTCCGCGACCTCGTCCGCGAGCGCGACGCCGACTGCGTCGTGATCGACAACGACGTGGGACCCTACCAGACGTTCAACATCGGCGGGAAACTGCCCGAGGGCGTCGAGGTGATCGACCGCTTCACGCTCATCCTCGAGATCTTCGGCCAGCGCGCCAACACGCGGAAGGCGCAGCTCCAGGTCGAGCTGGCGGAGCTGCGGTACGAGCTTCCGCGCGCCGAGGCCAAAGCCAGCCTGGCGAAACGCGACGAGCGCCCCGGATTCATGGGGCTCGGCGAGTACGACGAGAGCGTCGAGCGCGACATCAAACGCCAGATCTCCGAGATCCGCGACGAGCTGGAGTCGATCGCGGAGAAGGAGCAGGCCCGCCGCGAGCAGCGCCGCGATTCCGGGTTCGACCTCGTCGCGCTCGCGGGCTACACCAACGCGGGCAAGTCGACGCTGATGCGCCAGCTGGCCGCCGAGCTCGACGTCGACGAGAACGAGGACCGCCACCCGGA is part of the Halorubrum aethiopicum genome and encodes:
- the hflX gene encoding GTPase HflX; protein product: MVAKRVDAGDADLTEISRLAEAAGYEVVGGLTQTRTEDAAFMFGEGKVAELRDLVRERDADCVVIDNDVGPYQTFNIGGKLPEGVEVIDRFTLILEIFGQRANTRKAQLQVELAELRYELPRAEAKASLAKRDERPGFMGLGEYDESVERDIKRQISEIRDELESIAEKEQARREQRRDSGFDLVALAGYTNAGKSTLMRQLAAELDVDENEDRHPDLARTAESEDMLFTTLGTTTRRAEMEKRDVLLTDTVGFIADLPHWLVESFESTLDSVYRADLVLLVVDASEPVPEMREKLVTSHDTLYERNEAPIVTVFNKIDRLEPGELADKRAALSGLAPDPVAVSARTGAGVAELRDRVEAELPEWERERLMLPVSDDAMSLVSWVHDHAHVDEETYADEHVTLAFEAKPSIVSRARAKAAELAPASST